The Kineothrix sp. MB12-C1 genome includes a window with the following:
- a CDS encoding ABC transporter ATP-binding protein — protein sequence METLAEIRGLTKAYGKTLGVNNMSLVIPRGKIIGLLGPNGSGKTTLIKMMNGLLTPTAGSISINGYAPGIETKAIIAYLPERTYLQENMRVCDIVEYFSDFYADFNRDTAFNMLHSLNISFTARLKTLSKGTKEKVQLILVMSRNADLYILDEPIAGVDPAARDYILKTIISNYNENASILLSTHLISDIENVLDEVILIRDGQVLSHMSVDQIREQYGRSVDAYFREVFAC from the coding sequence ATGGAAACTTTAGCTGAAATCAGAGGCTTGACTAAGGCCTATGGTAAAACGCTCGGTGTGAATAATATGAGCCTCGTCATACCAAGAGGGAAGATAATAGGGCTTCTGGGACCTAACGGGAGCGGTAAGACTACTCTTATTAAGATGATGAATGGACTGTTGACACCGACCGCAGGAAGTATATCAATTAACGGATATGCTCCCGGTATCGAAACGAAGGCTATCATCGCCTATCTGCCGGAAAGGACTTATCTTCAAGAGAATATGAGAGTATGCGATATCGTAGAGTATTTCTCAGATTTCTATGCGGATTTCAATCGGGATACCGCATTTAATATGCTGCATTCCCTGAACATCTCATTTACTGCAAGATTAAAAACGTTATCGAAGGGAACAAAGGAGAAAGTACAGCTTATCCTCGTTATGAGCCGAAATGCTGATCTATATATTCTGGATGAGCCGATTGCCGGTGTTGACCCTGCAGCCAGAGACTATATTTTAAAAACAATTATAAGCAATTACAATGAGAATGCCAGCATTTTACTATCCACCCATCTAATCTCGGATATCGAAAACGTTCTGGATGAAGTCATCCTCATACGAGACGGTCAGGTACTGTCACATATGAGCGTAGATCAGATCAGAGAACAATACGGGCGTTCCGTAGATGCTTATTTCAGGGAGGTGTTTGCATGCTAG